The genomic segment GTAGGTGAAGCCGACGCGGCCGCGGGCGAGCACGCGCTCCAGGATGCGCAGGGTGCTGTCGTAGAGGGACGGGTCGCCCCAGACGAGGAAGGCCCCCCGCTCGTCCTCGCGCAGATGCTCGGCGATGAGAGCCTCGTAGAGGGCCGCGCGAGCCGCGTGCCAATCGTCCACCGCCACGCCGTAATCCGCGGGGCGGCGGTCGCGCTCGGGATCGGCGGCCTCGACGAAGCGGTAGGGCCGCCCCTCGATGTAGCGGTCGCAGATCTGGCGGCGCACGCCGATCAGGCCGGCTTTGGCGTCCCCCTTGTCGAGGGCGAAGACCGCATCGGTCGCCTTCAACGCCTGGAGGCCCTGGATCGTCAGGTGCTCCGGGTTGCCGGTTCCGATGCCGATGACGTGGATGTGTCTCACGGTTCACGCTTCCGGCCGGGCTTGGTCCCGGCGACATCCCCGCGAGGGGAGAGATGGAAGCGGCTTCTTAACGGATCCGGGCTAGTAAGGGAGCCTCCGGATCGGACGGCGCTCGGAGTGGCTGAGACTCAGCCCACCAGCGCCGTGAGGCAGGTCCCGAACAGGGTGACGA from the Methylorubrum extorquens genome contains:
- the cobF gene encoding Precorrin-6A synthase [deacetylating] (Evidence 2a : Function from experimental evidences in other organisms; PubMedId : 2211521; Product type e : enzyme), whose product is MRHIHVIGIGTGNPEHLTIQGLQALKATDAVFALDKGDAKAGLIGVRRQICDRYIEGRPYRFVEAADPERDRRPADYGVAVDDWHAARAALYEALIAEHLREDERGAFLVWGDPSLYDSTLRILERVLARGRVGFTYDVIPGITSVQALAAAHRIPLHRIGEPVRITTGRRLRDGVGEEPGAFVVMLDGDPRFERLDPDLTIHWGAYLGTPDELLVAGRLGDVAEEIRRVRAEARARHGWIMDIYLLLKPAL
- a CDS encoding protein of unknown function (Evidence 5 : Unknown function), producing the protein MSQRIDDIKFMATMTFVTLFGTCLTALVG